In Struthio camelus isolate bStrCam1 chromosome 3, bStrCam1.hap1, whole genome shotgun sequence, the DNA window AGACAACCTGTATTACAGTCACCAAGTGCCTCCTATGCTTCCCTCCTGCTCATCTCCGGCAGGGAGCTATGTTTGCCACAGCGCTCAGAGAGGGGAGGTATTTCATGTCAAATCTTACACAGTGGACTACCAGTACCTGAAAAGCTCATTGATTTCTGGAGATTTTTCTTCAGAGGGGTTTGACTGGTGAATACTGCAGAGATCTCAGCCGGGCTCTTTCCTGGTTGGCGCGTAGAATTTGGTTGATGAGATATTCACTCTCCTGGCCCACCTCTGCCAGGCGGAGGTCAAACTCGGTCAAAATTTTGTTATCCATGAGCCCTTCaagcagctgcttcccaccaTCCTGCAATTGGTAAGAGGAGGGATCAGAGGAGGAGGTCAAAGAATGGCATTTATTGTTCCCTTTCCCTCATCCCCAGAGCAGCTTcctctgcactgccctgctgttGGTGATAGAGCTGCAGAGAAAGGAGCCCATCAGACTCTACTAAAAGTGACAAAGGTCTCCACCCAAGCCCGAAACATTGCTTACAAGAGAAGTACAGAAGAGTGTAACCTTATGCAGCTCACAGTGATATGACACATGCTTacgactccctctgggtgtcatGTCAGCAGTCCTCAAGCTCAGGCTGGTTCATAGCACAGACGGAGATAATAACCTGAAAGGAATCGCTGCTCGAACCTGTGCCCCAGTCCTCAGCTCACTGCTGGTTGGGGCAAATGGCAGCATGATTGGTgtgctcttcctcatctctgcaGTGCCAAGAACCCCTGTGCTCATGATCTCTTCCTCGGATGCCTCTCCCTGGGAGGATCAGCTTTTGTGGGGGGATGCTCTCAAGCAACTGAAGTCCAGTCTGCACAGGAAGTTCAAGCCTTGATGGAAAATGCTACATAAATGTCAGCTTTAAGGACAGTCGgtgcatttattttccttcccttacCTGAAAAATCATCTTTAGGGATATGatcatctgacttttttttcccacagctgTTCTCTTTCAGGTACCAAATACATGTGCTGACCCAATCTCCTCCATTCAGACagtcccctctccccagcaccctACCTGCTAGACCTTTGCTAAAAAGGACAGATCATGAGAAAGGAGATGAGTCTCTTTTTAAGAGAGTACAGTGGCCAGGATTTGACACATCTCTAGCAGTTTAGTGCCCAGGAATCTTAGCCCCTGAACTGTATTGCCATGTTTGGGATCACAGTGATCATAGCAGTGGCCTGTGGACATTTTTAGATGTAATTTGTAGCTGTATCGTTGATTCACTGAAAATCTCCAGTGAGGCCCTCACTTCCCCTGTGTATAAAACAAAGATGATAATACCAGCCCACTTGTTGGGGTGCTGTGGAGCTGCACAAATGGGTACCAGGAGAGCTCATCAGATGGAAGGTGCTAAGCAAAGAGATTGTTATTTTCTAAGCAAAAATCCTTCTATCCTTTCCAGCCTTTGCTCCTTGTATCATTACACTCAAACGTTTTTCTGTATCCAGGGTCATAAAAATTAGAACTCACAAAAGGTTTTCTGCCATCAAATCCTTTTAAAACCTTGGTCAAATACATTGAGCCAATATTCCTGCCAGCAGGGTCAGCTGGTCTTGCTATCTCTTTATTGTGACAGTGAGAAAATTGAGGCAGCACAGAAAGTTTAAAAGCCAACATAATTGTATTTGGCTGTCTAGTTTCAGATTTCTAAAGCTCTTTTTAATTAGCTGAAGAAAATGGTCTGGTTTGCGGAAATGTTGCATACTGCAGCTCTTAGGGATGTAGTAGGGTCTGTGGATGCTCTTCCATCTGGAAAATGTGAGCCCGTGGTTTAGGAGCCGCATAGAAGCATTCGGATGTGACAGTTTTGACTACTATCATCCAGATGTGATGCTTTTGAACTACCACAAGCTGTAGGGTGTGTTACAGCAGCTCAGTAACTAATACAGTTTTCTAATAATCTGCTCTGAGTGTTCGATGGCCAGGAGAATTTCTGGGAAGGGTGAAACTACCTATGTGCTACGGAGTGACAGATGGCACAGCAGATCCAAAATACGGAGGATATGAATAAGACCCTAATATCATGCCACTATCACTATTTTCTACTCCCCTGTGTGTAAGGTCGTTGAGATTTTCCCAACTATGTCCCCAGATTTCAGTTTCCCATGGGGAAATTTGTCTGCCCAGAAGCTCAAAGCCTGGAAGCCAGGTTCCACCTGAGAGCTCTGTGAAAAGAGCTAGATGTAATAGGTGAGATAAATGTTTGTGTGCACACAGAAAAAGTCGTCTTCTCTTTCCTGCCATCTGCTATAGTCTCTTCATTACTTGCAACTGTTGTTATCACAGCAAGATGGCAAAGTGAGGGATGCATTTGGCTCTGTGACTTTGAGATGGAGCAGGCTCGGTGTCTGCTTTGCAACACAACCATTCAGACACATAAGCAGCAGAGTGAGAGGGTTTCTCTTACCAGCCCTATGTGGTTGCATGAGAAATTGATACTAGTCAGTGTGCTGTTCTGGGCAAGGACTTGGGAGAAAAGCATAGCAGTTGGCTCTGACAGCTTGTTACTTCCCAGATGGATAGCCTTCAGAGTGGTGTTGGTCAGCAGGGCATGGCCAATTGCCTGCCCGCCTTCGTCCTCCACGCAGTTGAGGCGTAGATTCAGGGAGGTCAGGGTGGAGTTATTAGCCAGGGCTTGAGCAAGAGTCTGAGCCCCCATGTGACGGATCTGGTTGTTACACAGATCAAGGATTTCTAATTTGCTGCGATTGATCAATTTGCCAACAGCACGCGCCCCCTTGTCCCCGATGAGATTGTGGGACAAGTTCAGCTCCATCAAACAGGGGTGATCCAGCAAGTTCTGGATCAGCAGCCTGGCCTTGTCATCATCTACTTTGCTGCGTGTCAGCTTGAAAATCTGTGGGAATAAAAGACAGGGGCATTAAAATGACCAGTGCTTTGGACTGAGCTTTTCAGAAGACCTCAAGTGAGTTAAGCCCATGGCAGCTGCTCACCAGAGGCAGGATTCATCTCACTTTGCTTCAGACATCTTGTCTTGTAGGCTAAATAAAATAGCTGCTTTTATAGTGGATAGAGCAGGCACTTCCAGAAGATAGGGTCATGCCACTGACATCCCATGCCTATTCTAGGGTGAAATGGTTCATCTTCTGGAAATTCCTGCCCCTGTCTTCCGATACCATAGGATCTTGGACACAGAGAGCTAAATTAAATGAGATAAAGCTGACCAAACTTCTGCAGAGAGCAACAGTAGAACTCACCCCAATAGCAGAATTCGCCCCATATCACAATCAAATACTCGCTGTCCGAACTAGCATGGACCACCTTCATGTGCACTGGCAATAACCTGCAGTGCTCTTTGTTAAGGGCAGTGCCCTACATGGCCAGGGCACCGCAATAGTTCCATGAGAAGTGATTTCTGTTCTGGAAGCCAATTAGAAGGATGTTTCCCAAAGCATGCCAATATGTGAGGGAAGCGTGCAGCCAGCTTTCTCTGGGTGCTCTCTAGACAGCAACGTCCATGGACATTCTGTACTGTAATGGTCATAGAACTTAAGATTATGTTAGTGTCTAGAAAAAATAAGCCTCACCACTCTAGGGAAAATGTGAATATTTCCCCCATGCTCTTCTTGGGGGGTCTCAGCTGCTCTGGGGCATTCTGATAGGTATTTACTGAGCATAAACCACCAAAAACTGTCCTTACGAAAAACCATCTCTGggcttctcctctccttcctcccagaacTATGTGAGGAGTTAAAACAGGAATGCCGCTCTCTCTCTGGCTACAGGGAATGTTTTTTGAAGGAGCAAATGTTTTGCTTACTGACCCTGGGGCAATCTGTTCTAACACGAACATATACGAAACAACATACTCATCACTAGGCCAGCAAGTCAACTTCTCTTCACTCTGCCAGACTGGAaatggcaaagggaaaggtgctGCCCTGCTACAAGACAGCGTGTCTAAAGGGGAATGAATCTTCATGCCCTGACATTTCACTCAGCTCAGTCAAGGCTGGTGCAGCTCTAGGGACTTCAGCAGCTATGGACCTGTCTAAACCGGTACTGAAGGCTGCCACTTGGATGACACTGCTCTCTACTGACTAACACAGACTTGTCCCAGAGAGGCAGAGTATTTGAGCCAGATGCTTACAAACAACCCACTAGGCTGGCGAGACTAGAAGTGGCCAGGAAGCAAACCTAGTCCCTAGGTTTCTTTCCCCAGACGATTTGAAGATCTAGCTGAGGAATAAAGGTTCAGTTTGGGATACATTACTTTCAAGTTGTGGCACTTCTTCAAGGCAACAGCCAGGTTGTAACAGTCCTGGTGGGTGAAGTTAAAGAGGTTCCACTCAAAGTTCATGCCACAGTCCTTCACACCATAAGTAAGAATAAGCTCTTCAAGATGAGGGAGAGCAGTAATGAGGACTCCCAGGTCATAGTGATGCATGGAGGCTTCACTGAGCTCAAAGTCACTCCCGGAATCGGAGAagtcatcttcctcctccttttgatCCAGCTTCACTGGGGGAAGGAACTGATCAACCTCCAGTTTCCGCACATACTCTTTGCAGAGTGGGATGAGCTCCAGGACCTGGTTGGGGTCCGTGATGTTAGGGATGAAACATTTCAGGATATTCTCCAGGTGACGTTCGAAGAACATCCGCTTCCAGCTATCTCCATAGTTGGAGACATCGCACACTTGCCAGCGCTGAGTGCAGCACCTCTTCCAGTAGTCCTCATCACGTAT includes these proteins:
- the TCTE1 gene encoding dynein regulatory complex subunit 5 isoform X1, which gives rise to MQEPVAGDVSTALPTFPSQASFAADSSCIQRIIAEDPEWSLVIVPQLTELCLQHIIRNFENNPIMDCLLPEHQRKVLDKLSTGLPLTVTANLIRDEDYWKRCCTQRWQVCDVSNYGDSWKRMFFERHLENILKCFIPNITDPNQVLELIPLCKEYVRKLEVDQFLPPVKLDQKEEEDDFSDSGSDFELSEASMHHYDLGVLITALPHLEELILTYGVKDCGMNFEWNLFNFTHQDCYNLAVALKKCHNLKIFKLTRSKVDDDKARLLIQNLLDHPCLMELNLSHNLIGDKGARAVGKLINRSKLEILDLCNNQIRHMGAQTLAQALANNSTLTSLNLRLNCVEDEGGQAIGHALLTNTTLKAIHLGSNKLSEPTAMLFSQVLAQNSTLTSINFSCNHIGLVRETLSLCCLCV
- the TCTE1 gene encoding dynein regulatory complex subunit 5 isoform X2, coding for MQEPVAGDVSTALPTFPSQASFAADSSCIQRIIAEDPEWSLVIVPQLTELCLQHIIRNFENNPIMDCLLPEHQRKVLDKLSTGLPLTVTANLIRDEDYWKRCCTQRWQVCDVSNYGDSWKRMFFERHLENILKCFIPNITDPNQVLELIPLCKEYVRKLEVDQFLPPVKLDQKEEEDDFSDSGSDFELSEASMHHYDLGVLITALPHLEELILTYGVKDCGMNFEWNLFNFTHQDCYNLAVALKKCHNLKIFKLTRSKVDDDKARLLIQNLLDHPCLMELNLSHNLIGDKGARAVGKLINRSKLEILDLCNNQIRHMGAQTLAQALANNSTLTSLNLRLNCVEDEGGQAIGHALLTNTTLKAIHLGSNKLSEPTAMLFSQVLAQNSTLTSINFSCNHIGLDGGKQLLEGLMDNKILTEFDLRLAEVGQESEYLINQILRANQERARLRSLQYSPVKPL